One genomic window of Cannabis sativa cultivar Pink pepper isolate KNU-18-1 chromosome 2, ASM2916894v1, whole genome shotgun sequence includes the following:
- the LOC115721041 gene encoding monothiol glutaredoxin-S7, chloroplastic has translation MRCLGALESVRVSPLASLSVNGGTGKEVTLGTGLHLRYSTTPLRSSLSFTLPNSFFFRTKAPSQRTVSFYCHSSLTPELKTTLDKVVSSQKVILFMKGTKDFPQCGFSNTVVQILRSLNVPFETINILENEMLRQGLKEYSSWPTFPQLYIEGEFFGGCDITVEAYKSGELQELVEKAMCS, from the exons atGCGGTGTCTTGGGGCGTTGGAATCGGTGAGAGTTTCTCCCTTAGCTTCCTTATCTGTTAATGGAGGCACCGGCAAAGAGGTTACTTTAGGCACTGGGCTTCACCTCCGCTACTCCACCACTCCTCTTCGTTCCTCGCTCTCTTTCACTCTCCCCAATAGCTTTTTCTTCCGAACCAAGGCGCCTTCTCAAAGAACTGTCTCCTTTTATTGCCACTCTT CATTGACTCCAGAGTTGAAGACTACACTGGACAAAGTTGTCAGTTCTCAGAAAGTGATCCTTTTTATGAAGGGAACAAAAGACTTTCCACAGTGTGGATTCTCCAACACAGTCGTTCAAATATTAAGGTCCTTAAATGTACCTTTCGAAACAATAAATATACTGGAGAATGAAATGCTGCGTCAAGGATTGAAGGAGTACTCCAGTTGGCCGACGTTCCCACAGCTTTACATCGAAGGAGAGTTTTTTGGTGGCTGCGACATCACTGTTG AGGCATACAAAAGCGGTGAATTGCAAGAACTAGTGGAGAAGGCTATGTGCTCTTGA